One genomic window of Polyangiaceae bacterium includes the following:
- a CDS encoding aldehyde dehydrogenase family protein, which translates to MAIVEALESNGARRLSIKNPLSGEAIDDIAVTTKAEVEAAVRRAREAQPAWAALGVAERKRIVHRALDILMARQEEVIATVRAETGKTRVDALSIEIISSCDFINYWCGRAIKDLSDEKPGLHGFLKPLKKLRIVYEPLGVVGVITPWNGPFVLSTDPTVQALLAGNAVILKPSEVTPRSGEWSARILWEAGVPKDVLQVLHGDGETGAALVQAGVDKIAFTGSVRTGKKIAAACAEQLLPYTLELGGKDPMIVCADANLERAASGAVFLSMFNTGQVCLGVERVYVVERVADEFLRLVEEKVRAVRVGAGDDKEVGSIFWDRQLQIIERHVDEAVAQGAKLVVGGKRTGEGLCYAPTLLTGVTHEMAVMREETFGPVLCVMVVPDEEAAIAAANDSEYGLSASVFTTDEEKAIRIARRLRAGSVMQNDAAVIYGIPEAPFGGLKSSGMGQVHGGSRALRGFCHAKPIVLDRWKLDKEEIWYPLTERTTKSLEKTIEFAFGKVLRRLMQ; encoded by the coding sequence ATGGCGATCGTAGAAGCCCTGGAATCGAACGGCGCGCGGCGCTTGAGCATCAAGAACCCGCTGAGCGGCGAAGCGATCGACGACATCGCCGTGACCACCAAAGCTGAGGTGGAAGCCGCGGTCCGCCGCGCCCGTGAGGCGCAGCCCGCCTGGGCCGCCTTGGGCGTCGCGGAGCGCAAGCGCATCGTGCATCGGGCGCTCGACATCTTGATGGCGCGCCAGGAAGAGGTCATTGCCACCGTCCGCGCGGAAACGGGCAAGACGCGCGTCGATGCCTTGAGCATCGAGATCATCTCGAGCTGCGACTTCATCAACTACTGGTGCGGCCGCGCCATCAAGGATCTCTCCGACGAGAAACCTGGGCTGCACGGCTTCCTCAAGCCACTAAAAAAGCTACGCATCGTGTATGAGCCTCTCGGCGTCGTCGGGGTGATCACGCCGTGGAACGGCCCGTTCGTGCTCAGCACGGATCCGACGGTTCAGGCGCTGCTGGCGGGCAACGCGGTGATCCTCAAGCCGAGCGAGGTGACCCCGCGCTCGGGTGAGTGGTCTGCACGGATCCTCTGGGAAGCGGGCGTACCGAAGGATGTGCTGCAAGTGCTGCACGGTGACGGCGAGACGGGTGCTGCGCTGGTTCAAGCAGGCGTCGACAAGATCGCGTTCACCGGCAGCGTGCGCACGGGGAAGAAGATCGCCGCAGCCTGCGCCGAGCAGCTCTTGCCGTATACGCTAGAGCTCGGCGGCAAGGATCCGATGATCGTCTGCGCCGACGCGAATCTGGAGCGCGCCGCCAGTGGGGCAGTGTTCTTGTCGATGTTCAACACCGGACAGGTTTGCCTGGGCGTCGAGCGGGTCTACGTCGTCGAGCGCGTCGCTGACGAGTTCTTGCGCTTGGTCGAGGAGAAGGTGCGCGCGGTGCGCGTCGGCGCCGGGGACGACAAGGAGGTCGGCAGCATCTTCTGGGATCGTCAGCTGCAAATCATCGAGCGCCACGTGGACGAAGCCGTCGCTCAAGGCGCGAAGCTCGTCGTCGGTGGCAAGCGCACCGGCGAGGGGCTGTGCTACGCGCCGACGCTATTGACGGGCGTCACCCACGAGATGGCGGTGATGCGCGAAGAGACCTTCGGCCCGGTGCTCTGCGTGATGGTGGTACCGGACGAAGAGGCGGCCATCGCTGCCGCCAACGACTCGGAGTATGGGCTGAGCGCCAGCGTCTTCACGACGGACGAAGAGAAGGCGATCCGCATCGCACGGCGGCTGCGCGCCGGCTCCGTGATGCAAAACGACGCCGCCGTGATCTACGGCATCCCCGAGGCGCCGTTTGGTGGCCTGAAGTCGAGCGGCATGGGTCAGGTGCACGGCGGCAGCCGCGCCCTCAGAGGCTTCTGCCACGCCAAGCCCATCGTGCTCGATCGCTGGAAGCTGGATAAGGAAGAGATCTGGTACCCGCTCACGGAGCGCACCACGAAGAGCCTAGAAAAGACCATCGAGTTTGCGTTTGGAAAAGTCCTCCGACGCTTGATGCAATAA
- a CDS encoding acyl-CoA dehydrogenase family protein — protein sequence MRFSFSDEQRELARMLRGLLQKSCPLTRVREVMLEGEGHDAALWSRLCEELGLAALGIPEEYGGAGFGSVELAAVMEELGRALAPVPFLSATLGAQALLRAGSDSQHEAYLPSLASGERRATLAFPQDCQLTFKSHGDGFALSGHITRTLDAHAADLVIAPALGSNGERALFILEETLLSERKRLATLDATRPWGDVQVGATVGAAARLPGDPQSVLKQVAEYGAIALATEQVGLAEACLEMAVDYAKTRTQFERPIGSFQAIKHKCADMLLKVESARSAAYYAAWALSVDAPDVSELAHLAAAYCGEAAFECAAENIQVHGGIGFTWEHDAHLYFKRARASERLFGAPALHREAVAQLWLDAAD from the coding sequence ATGCGATTCTCCTTCAGCGACGAACAACGTGAACTCGCGCGCATGCTGCGGGGGCTCTTACAAAAGAGCTGCCCGCTGACTCGGGTACGCGAGGTGATGCTGGAAGGCGAAGGCCACGACGCGGCGCTGTGGTCCCGGCTGTGTGAGGAGCTGGGACTCGCCGCGTTGGGGATCCCCGAGGAATACGGCGGCGCGGGCTTCGGCAGCGTGGAGCTGGCCGCGGTGATGGAGGAGCTCGGGCGCGCCCTGGCTCCGGTGCCGTTTTTGAGCGCCACGCTGGGCGCTCAAGCGTTGCTGCGAGCCGGCAGCGACAGTCAGCACGAGGCGTATTTGCCCAGCTTGGCGAGCGGCGAACGCCGCGCCACGCTGGCCTTCCCGCAAGATTGCCAGCTCACGTTCAAATCGCACGGCGATGGTTTTGCACTGAGCGGACACATCACCCGCACCTTGGACGCCCACGCCGCAGATCTGGTGATCGCCCCCGCGCTGGGGTCAAACGGCGAGCGCGCGCTTTTCATCCTCGAGGAAACGCTTCTCAGCGAACGCAAGCGCCTGGCGACGCTGGACGCGACGCGCCCCTGGGGCGACGTCCAGGTCGGTGCCACAGTCGGCGCGGCGGCTCGCCTACCAGGAGATCCCCAGTCGGTGCTGAAGCAGGTGGCGGAGTACGGCGCCATCGCGCTGGCCACGGAGCAAGTTGGCCTCGCTGAAGCCTGCCTCGAGATGGCCGTCGACTACGCGAAGACGCGCACCCAGTTCGAGCGGCCCATCGGCTCCTTTCAGGCCATCAAGCACAAGTGCGCCGACATGTTGCTCAAGGTCGAATCGGCGCGCTCCGCGGCCTACTACGCCGCGTGGGCGCTGAGCGTGGACGCACCCGATGTGAGTGAGCTGGCGCACCTCGCGGCAGCGTATTGTGGCGAAGCGGCCTTCGAGTGCGCCGCGGAGAACATCCAAGTGCACGGCGGCATCGGCTTCACCTGGGAGCACGACGCCCACCTGTACTTCAAGCGTGCCCGAGCCAGCGAGCGGCTGTTCGGCGCGCCAGCGTTGCACCGTGAGGCGGTCGCCCAGCTCTGGCTCGACGCAGCCGACTGA
- a CDS encoding protein kinase, giving the protein MNQPLVLPPFDSSSDETRLADTPAVESQPVASGPMSDRLTPPEGFELLRCVGQGGMGSVWQAEQTLLSRRVAIKFIKPTLPVEQLSERFAIEAKACARLTHPGVVSVYDFGKVGDCPYLIMEWLDGRGLDQLIIERGRLTPIETARLGANLADTLRAAHAADIVHRDIKPGNVVMVPTASGTQPKIVDFGIAKLSATSERKLTRMGQPIGSPEYMAPEQVLGSEHIDHRADVWGLCATLYECLTGLSPFAGTDDRQLFEAILEWPVGTPAGFGVQDDGLWEILEKGLKKSPRDRWQNMAELGEALSLWLLDRGETADLAGQALQRRWTKPPIDDDSRAPGDLAAQLLNPPPRFKPSLSSESAFPLSTTRKRRRRKLRAVVAVMMLGIVGGFGYYKRASLRDLPSRMETELGIELPQAQAATAAPEEDSPRATLEPRFSLSDPAQAPVPPHDAGLDAHVDAAPAPRKPVDQAAAKEVAMRRVPHARTPHVPAAAKPEIAVQESEEPPAAAGKQASVEDHSSDMPEEYKSDVYDDSFGF; this is encoded by the coding sequence ATGAATCAGCCCCTGGTACTTCCGCCCTTCGACAGCTCGAGCGACGAGACCCGCCTCGCTGACACACCTGCCGTGGAGAGCCAGCCTGTAGCGTCGGGCCCCATGAGTGACCGACTGACACCACCCGAGGGCTTCGAGCTCTTGCGCTGCGTCGGGCAGGGCGGGATGGGGAGCGTCTGGCAGGCCGAGCAAACGCTGCTCAGTCGCCGTGTGGCGATCAAGTTCATCAAGCCCACGCTCCCGGTCGAGCAGCTCAGCGAGCGCTTCGCCATCGAAGCCAAAGCCTGCGCTCGCTTGACTCACCCGGGCGTGGTGAGCGTCTACGACTTCGGCAAAGTCGGGGATTGCCCATACCTCATCATGGAGTGGCTGGACGGTCGCGGCTTGGACCAGCTGATCATCGAGCGCGGCCGCTTGACTCCGATCGAGACCGCGCGCCTCGGCGCAAACCTCGCGGATACACTGCGTGCCGCCCACGCTGCGGACATCGTGCATCGCGACATCAAGCCGGGGAACGTGGTGATGGTGCCCACCGCTTCCGGCACGCAGCCCAAAATCGTGGACTTTGGCATCGCGAAGCTCAGCGCCACCAGTGAGCGCAAGCTGACCCGCATGGGGCAGCCCATTGGTTCACCGGAGTACATGGCGCCAGAGCAGGTCTTGGGCAGCGAGCACATCGATCATCGCGCTGACGTGTGGGGGCTTTGCGCCACCTTGTACGAGTGCCTCACAGGGCTCAGCCCCTTCGCGGGAACCGATGACCGTCAGCTCTTCGAGGCGATCCTCGAGTGGCCGGTGGGCACCCCCGCTGGCTTTGGCGTCCAAGACGACGGCCTGTGGGAGATCCTCGAAAAGGGTCTAAAGAAGTCGCCCCGGGACCGCTGGCAGAACATGGCTGAGCTCGGCGAGGCCTTGTCGCTGTGGCTTCTGGATCGTGGCGAAACGGCGGATCTGGCTGGTCAAGCGCTGCAGCGTCGCTGGACCAAGCCGCCGATCGACGACGACAGCCGCGCGCCTGGGGATCTCGCCGCGCAGCTCCTGAATCCCCCGCCGCGCTTCAAGCCCTCTCTTTCGAGCGAGAGCGCCTTCCCGCTGTCCACCACGCGCAAGCGCCGCCGGCGCAAGCTGCGCGCGGTCGTCGCGGTGATGATGCTCGGTATCGTGGGTGGCTTCGGCTACTACAAGCGAGCCTCGCTCCGCGACCTGCCAAGCCGCATGGAAACGGAGCTGGGGATCGAGCTTCCTCAAGCCCAAGCCGCGACTGCGGCTCCCGAAGAAGACTCACCGCGAGCAACCCTGGAGCCGCGGTTCAGCTTGAGCGATCCCGCGCAAGCGCCGGTGCCTCCCCACGACGCGGGACTGGATGCCCACGTGGACGCTGCCCCCGCGCCGCGCAAACCCGTGGACCAAGCCGCCGCGAAGGAAGTCGCGATGCGCAGGGTGCCTCACGCCCGCACGCCGCATGTCCCGGCGGCGGCCAAGCCGGAGATCGCCGTGCAAGAGTCGGAGGAACCCCCAGCCGCCGCTGGCAAGCAGGCCAGCGTAGAGGACCACTCCTCCGACATGCCCGAGGAGTACAAGTCCGATGTGTACGACGATAGCTTCGGCTTCTAG